In the genome of Streptomyces aquilus, the window TTGCCCACGTAGGGCTGGAGGTCGCGGACACGGCGCATCTCGACCAGGGAGGCCGGGAGGAAGCCGCGGAGGCCGATGTCGAGGATGAGACCACCCTTGACGACCTCGATGACGGTACCGGTGACGATGCCGTCCTCTTCCTTGATCTTCTCGATGGTGCCCCAGGCACGCTCGTACTGGGCGCGCTTCTTCGAGAGGATCAGGCGGCCTTCCTTGTCTTCCTTCTGGAGAACAAGGGCTTCGATCTCGTCACCGACGGCGACGACCTCGTTGGGGTCGACGTCGTGCTTGATCGAGAGCTCGCGGCTCGGGATGACACCTTCGGTCTTGTAACCGATGTCGAGCAGGACCTCGTCCCGGTCGACCTTCACGATGACGCCGTCGACGATGTCGCCGTCGTTGAAGTACTTGATCGTCTCGTCGATCGCGGCGAGGAAGGCTTCCTCGTTACCGATGTCGTTGACCGCAACCTGCGGGGTGGTGGCGGTGGTCTCGGTGCTGCTCGTCATGTGGGAAAGGGCTCCGGTTACGGACAGAAAGTCGTAGGTACTGCTACGCCGGGAGCCCGTATCGCTCTGATGAAGCCGGACAGCCAAGGAAGCGCCAAACCAGAAACTGGTGATGGCGCCTCGACAACCGAGGGGACATACAACAGATGCGAGCGCAGCCTGCTACGTCTGAGGTGCGCAGGCCCGCAGCGCAACTTGTAGCATACGGGGGCAGCCGGGCAGGGTCAATGCGCGAAGGCGCACACCCGGGGCGGATCGCCGCATACCCGGCACAAGAACTGTCTCTGGAGGCCACGCAGGCCTGAGACACCTCTTCCGTGACACCCGTGGGGACGGGTTGGAGGGAAGAGTACGACGAGGGAGCCGATCATCCAAGAGCCCACTTCTTCCGAGTCCGCCTCCGCGTCCGACGTCGAGCCGGAGGCCACGCGGCGCGACGCGGGAGCCGCCGAGAGCTCCCGGGCCAACCGGGGCTGGTGGGACCGGAACGCCGACGAGTACCAGGTGGAACACGGCACGTTCCTCGGCGACGATCGCTTCGTGTGGGGCCCCGAGGGCCTGGACGAGGTGGAGGCCGAGCTGCTCGGCCCGCCGGAGGAGCTCAAGGACCGGCGCGTCCTGGAGATCGGCGCCGGCGCGGCCCAGTGCTCGCGCTGGCTGGATGCGCAGGGCGCCCGCCCGGTCGCGCTCGACATCTCGCACCGCCAGCTCCAGCACGCCCTGCGCATCGGCGGCTCCTTCCCCCTGGTCTGCGCCGACGCCGGCGCCCTCCCCTTCGCGGACGCCTCCTTCGACCTGGCCTGCTCGGCGTACGGCGCGCTCCCCTTTGTCGCCGACCCGGTGCGGGTCCTGACGGAGGTGCGCCGGGTCCTGCGCCCGGGCGGCCGCTTCGTCTTCTCGGTGACCCACCCGATCCGCTGGGCGTTCCCGGACGAGCCGGGCCCGGAGGGGCTGTCGGTGTCCGCCTCCTACTTCGACCGCACGCCGTACGTCGAGCAGGACGAGCAGGGCCGCGCGGTGTACGTCGAGCACCACAGGACGATCGGCGACCGGGTGCGGGACATCGCGGCGTCGGGCTTCCGTCTCGTGGATCTCGTCGAGCCGGAGTGGCCGGCCTGGAACTCCTCGGAGTGGGGCGGCTGGTCGCCGCTGCGCGGGAACATGATCCCGGGGACGGCGATCTTCGTGTGCGAGCGGGACGACAGGGGCTGAGGTCTCTCAGTCCGGCAGGTCGGTCTCGGGGCCGGCGGTGGGGTCCGCGGCCAGCCACCGGGACACGATCCCCTCGACGGCCCGCTGGCCGCCGCGCTGCTTGATCAGCCCCTCCTTGGCGGCACCCCGGACGAGGACCGTGCTGCCCGCGCCGTCGGCCGCGGTGACGGTGAGCGTGACGACGGCCGGGTTCATCCCACCGAATCCGGTCCCCATCACCGCGCGGACGGCATGGCCGCCGTCCGGCAGGGCGACGACGGCCAACGGCGGCACACAGCCCACCACCATCTGCTCCGCCAGCGCCAGCGCCGCCTCCGGGGCCAGGCCGGTGCCGAGGCGGATCTCCAGCACGTCCTTTTTCAGCCTCCCGGCCACAAGGCGGGTGAGCTTTCCCTGTGCGCCCACGGCCTGCGCGGCGGCACCCAGATGGTGGGCGAGCGTCGCGTCCTCGTCGGGCAGTGGCATGTCTTCGTCAGGCACTGGCATGCGGTGACAATAGCCGCGTGCCCGAGACTGGACGGGTGATCCGCAGCGATGCTCTCGACCGGTTGCCCGTACGTTCCGCCCTGCCCGACCTGTGCGCGGCGCTCGACGACCACGGCACCGCCGTCCTCGTCGCGCCGCCCGGCACCGGCAAGACGACCCTGGTGCCACTGGCCCTGGCGGGTCTCCTGGACGCCGGCGCCCCCGCGCGGCGTGTGCTCGTGGCCGAACCGCGGCGCATCGCCGCCCGCGCCGCCGCCCGGCGGATGGCGTGGCTGCTCGGCGAGAAGGCCGGGGAGAGCGTCGGGTACACCGTGCGCGGCGAGCGGGTCGTCGGGCGGCACACGCGCGTGGAGGTCGTCACGACCGGGGTGCTGCTCCAGCGGTTGCAGCGCGACCAGGAGCTGCCCGGCGTGGACGTCGTGATCCTCGACGAGTGCCACGAACGGCACCTGGACGCGGACACGTCCGCCGCCTTCCTGTGGGACGTACGCCAGACCCTGCGGCCGGAGCTGCGGCTGGTGGCGGCGTCGGCGACGACGGACGCCGAGGGCTGGGCGCGGCTGCTGGGCGGGGCGCCGGTCGTCGAGGCGGCGGGGGTCTCGCATCCGGTGGAGGTGGTGTGGGCGCCGCCGGTACGGCCGGTGCGGCCGCCGCACGGGATGCGGGTCGATCCGGCGCTGCTGGCGCATGTGGCGTCGGTGGTGCGGCGGGCGCTGGCCGAGCGGGCGGGGGACGTGCTGTGCTTCCTGCCGGGCGTCGGGGAGATCGCGCGGGTGGCCGGGCAGCTCGGCGGCCTGGGGGATGTCGAGGTGCTCCAGGTGCACGGGCGGGCTCCGGCGGCCGTGCAGGACGCGGTGCTGGCTCCCGCGGAGCGGCGGCGAGTGGTGCTGGCGACGTCCGTCGCCGAGTCCTCGCTGACGGTGCCCGGGGTGCGGGTGGTCGTCGACTCCGGGCTGGCCCGGGAGCCTCGGGTGGATCACGCGCGCGGGTTGAGCGCGCTGACGACCGTGCGGGCCTCGCGGGCTGCCGGGCGGCAGCGGGCGGGGCGGGCCGGGCGGGAGGCGCCGGGGGCGGTGTACCGGTGCTGGGCGGAGGCCGAGGACACGCGTCTGCCGCTGTTCCCGTCGCCGGAGATCAAGGTGGCCGACCTGACGGCGTTCGCGCTCCAGGTGGCCTGCTGGGGCGATCCCGACGCGTCCGGGCTGGCGTTGCCGGATCCGCCGCCCGGTGGGGCGATGGCGGCGGCGCGGGCCGCGCTCGTGGCGGTCGAGGCGGTGGACTCCGCCGGGCGGGCCACGGAGCGGGGGGTGCGGTTGGCTCGACTGGGCTTGCATCCGCGGCTGGGGCGGGCGTTGCTGGACGCGCCGGGCGACGCGGCCGAGGTGGTGGCGCTGCTGTCGGAGGACGTACCGCGGGAGTACGGCGACGATCTCGCGGCGGCTCTTCGGGCCGCACGGCGTGGGGGTGACGCCTATGCGGGGCGGTGGCGCACGGAGGTACGGCGGCTGCGGGCCGTCTCCACGGCCGATGCCGCGAACGGCGCGGAAGAGGCTGCCGCCGGGCAACGGCGCACCGGCGGCGATGAGCGGCTGGTCGGCGTTGTCGCCGCCCTCGCCTTCCCCGAGCGGGTCGCAAAAGCCGACGGAGGCTCCTATCTCATGGCCTCCGGTACGCGGGCCGAATTGCCGGAGGCTTCCGCGTTGCGCGGGGCGCCCTGGATCGCCGTGGCCGTCGCCGATCGGCCCGTCGGGAAGGGGCACGCGCGCGTGCAGCTCGCGGCGGTTGTCGACGAGGACACGGCGCGGTCGGCCGCGGCCTCGATGTACGCCGCGGCGCAGGAGGTGCACTGGGCCGACGGGGACGTCGTCGCGCGGCGCGTCGAGCGGCTCGGGGCGATCGAGCTGGCCTCACGGCCGTTGAAGGACGCCGACGCCACCCTCGTACGCGAGGCGCTTCTCGAAGGGTTGCGGCAGGAGGGGTTCGGGTTGTTGCGCTGGTCGCCGGAGGCCGGCGTCCTGCGGCAGCGGCTCGCCTTTCTGCGGCTGCGTGTCGGCGATCCTTGGCCTGATGTCTCCGACGACGCGCTCCACGCGCGCGTGGACGAGTGGTTGGAGCCGGAACTCGGGCGGGCGCGGCGGCGGGCCGATCTGGCGCGCATCGATGCCGGGGCGGGGTTGAACCGGCTGCTTCCCTGGGCCTCGGGTGAGGCGGGGCGGCTCGACGAGCTCGCGCCCGAGCGGATCGCGGTGCCGAGCGGGTCCAGGATCCGGATCGACTACTCCGAACCCGAACAGCCGGTTCTCGCCGTCAAGTTGCAGGAGATGTTCGGGCTGCGGGAGTCGCCGCGGGTCGCCGGGGTGCCGCTGCTCGTCCATCTCCTCTCCCCCGCCGGGCGGCCCGCGGCCGTCACCGCCGACCTCGCCTCCTTCTGGAAGGACGGCTACAACGGCGTACGGGCTGAGTTGCGCGGCCGGTATCCGAAGCATCCGTGGCCGGAGGACCCGGCGACCGCCGAGCCGACGCGCCACACCAACGCACGCCTCAGGCGGTGACCGGTTCCGGTTCGTCGGCGGTCGTGGGCACGGGGTCGTCCGGGCGGCGGCTGCGGGCCTCCAGCCACAGGGAGAGGGCGAGGAGCAGGACTCCGAGGGTGAGGAAGCCCCAGGGGAGGTACGTCGTCATCAGCAGGACCAGCAGGCGGTTGGACTTGACCAGATCGACCGTGTGCTCGATGTAGTCCTCGCGCATCTTCACGTGCCCGGCGAACGCCGTGACCTTCTCGCGGTCGCCCAGGAGGGTGCCGCCCCGGAGTTCCTCCTTGTGGATCTCCTCGCCGTAGACGGGGGCGCCGGTGACGGGCTCGACCCAGAACTTGCGGACCGTGGTGTACCAGCGGGTCATGCCGGTCTTGGCGATCTGCTCGGGGGTGATGCCGGCGACGGGCAGCTTCTTGGGGAACTTCACCTGGGTCCAGGGGATGGTCTGCTCGAAGTAGTAGACC includes:
- a CDS encoding class I SAM-dependent methyltransferase, whose product is MIQEPTSSESASASDVEPEATRRDAGAAESSRANRGWWDRNADEYQVEHGTFLGDDRFVWGPEGLDEVEAELLGPPEELKDRRVLEIGAGAAQCSRWLDAQGARPVALDISHRQLQHALRIGGSFPLVCADAGALPFADASFDLACSAYGALPFVADPVRVLTEVRRVLRPGGRFVFSVTHPIRWAFPDEPGPEGLSVSASYFDRTPYVEQDEQGRAVYVEHHRTIGDRVRDIAASGFRLVDLVEPEWPAWNSSEWGGWSPLRGNMIPGTAIFVCERDDRG
- the hrpB gene encoding ATP-dependent helicase HrpB, which translates into the protein MIRSDALDRLPVRSALPDLCAALDDHGTAVLVAPPGTGKTTLVPLALAGLLDAGAPARRVLVAEPRRIAARAAARRMAWLLGEKAGESVGYTVRGERVVGRHTRVEVVTTGVLLQRLQRDQELPGVDVVILDECHERHLDADTSAAFLWDVRQTLRPELRLVAASATTDAEGWARLLGGAPVVEAAGVSHPVEVVWAPPVRPVRPPHGMRVDPALLAHVASVVRRALAERAGDVLCFLPGVGEIARVAGQLGGLGDVEVLQVHGRAPAAVQDAVLAPAERRRVVLATSVAESSLTVPGVRVVVDSGLAREPRVDHARGLSALTTVRASRAAGRQRAGRAGREAPGAVYRCWAEAEDTRLPLFPSPEIKVADLTAFALQVACWGDPDASGLALPDPPPGGAMAAARAALVAVEAVDSAGRATERGVRLARLGLHPRLGRALLDAPGDAAEVVALLSEDVPREYGDDLAAALRAARRGGDAYAGRWRTEVRRLRAVSTADAANGAEEAAAGQRRTGGDERLVGVVAALAFPERVAKADGGSYLMASGTRAELPEASALRGAPWIAVAVADRPVGKGHARVQLAAVVDEDTARSAAASMYAAAQEVHWADGDVVARRVERLGAIELASRPLKDADATLVREALLEGLRQEGFGLLRWSPEAGVLRQRLAFLRLRVGDPWPDVSDDALHARVDEWLEPELGRARRRADLARIDAGAGLNRLLPWASGEAGRLDELAPERIAVPSGSRIRIDYSEPEQPVLAVKLQEMFGLRESPRVAGVPLLVHLLSPAGRPAAVTADLASFWKDGYNGVRAELRGRYPKHPWPEDPATAEPTRHTNARLRR